Proteins from one Nitrobacteraceae bacterium AZCC 2146 genomic window:
- a CDS encoding 1-acyl-sn-glycerol-3-phosphate acyltransferase (product_source=KO:K00655; cog=COG0204; ko=KO:K00655; pfam=PF01553; smart=SM00563; superfamily=69593; tigrfam=TIGR00530; transmembrane_helix_parts=Inside_1_8,TMhelix_9_31,Outside_32_257) has product MVSIFVRSLIYNVLFYMLLVFWILVAIPTFVLPPRAFMEVAKAWARSSVWLMRVVCNTRTDYRGLEKIPAGPLIVASKHQSMWETFALMQFFDAPLFIYKRELAWIPFFGWYLMKSKMIGVDRAGGMRSLIEMARRAPKEVRSGRQLIIFPEGTRTPVDAPPDYKTGVGQIYVNSGVPCVPVALNSGLFWPRRTFLRYPGTLVVEFLDPLPPGLSRKEFITAISTSIEAATNRIVAAAREEQAELFGRVPNAAVKES; this is encoded by the coding sequence ATGGTTTCGATTTTCGTGCGTTCGCTGATCTACAACGTGCTGTTCTACATGTTGCTGGTGTTCTGGATCCTGGTCGCGATCCCGACCTTCGTGCTGCCGCCGCGTGCCTTCATGGAAGTCGCCAAGGCCTGGGCGCGCAGCAGCGTCTGGCTGATGCGCGTGGTCTGCAACACCAGGACGGACTATCGCGGCCTCGAGAAGATTCCCGCCGGACCTCTGATCGTCGCCTCAAAACATCAATCGATGTGGGAGACCTTCGCGCTGATGCAGTTCTTCGATGCGCCGCTGTTCATCTACAAGCGCGAGCTGGCGTGGATTCCGTTCTTCGGCTGGTACCTGATGAAGTCGAAGATGATCGGCGTCGATCGCGCTGGCGGCATGCGCTCGCTGATAGAGATGGCGCGGCGTGCGCCGAAGGAAGTGCGCAGCGGCCGGCAGTTGATCATCTTTCCCGAAGGCACCCGCACGCCGGTCGATGCGCCGCCGGACTACAAGACCGGCGTCGGCCAGATCTACGTCAACAGCGGCGTGCCCTGTGTTCCCGTGGCGCTGAACTCCGGCCTGTTCTGGCCGCGCCGCACGTTCTTGCGTTATCCCGGCACGCTGGTGGTGGAATTCCTCGATCCGCTGCCGCCAGGCCTTTCCCGCAAGGAATTCATCACCGCCATCAGCACCTCGATCGAAGCCGCCACCAACCGCATCGTCGCCGCCGCCCGCGAAGAGCAGGCGGAGCTGTTCGGTCGCGTCCCGAACGCCGCGGTGAAGGAGAGTTAG
- a CDS encoding cation transport protein ChaC (product_source=KO:K07232; cog=COG3703; ko=KO:K07232; pfam=PF04752; superfamily=110857): protein MPAQITSESETEGDLWVFGYGSLMWQPGFDFVEQAPARLIGEHRALCVYSFDHRGTPAKPGLVLGLDRGGACRGIAFRVAAKLRHDTIAYLRSREQTTHVYREVMRSVWLNDEARARVSALAYVVDRGHVQYAGRLSLTEQLHFVRQGHGRSGANRDYVLSTVKAIEAEGFRDAQLHQLAAMLHGDASPA from the coding sequence ATGCCCGCGCAAATCACCTCCGAATCCGAGACCGAAGGCGACCTTTGGGTGTTCGGCTATGGCTCGCTGATGTGGCAGCCCGGCTTCGACTTCGTCGAACAGGCACCGGCGCGGCTGATCGGCGAGCACCGGGCGCTCTGCGTGTACTCTTTTGACCACCGCGGCACCCCGGCAAAGCCCGGCCTGGTGCTCGGCCTCGACCGCGGCGGCGCCTGCCGCGGCATCGCCTTCCGGGTCGCCGCGAAGCTGCGCCACGACACCATCGCCTATCTGCGCAGCCGCGAGCAGACCACCCATGTCTATCGCGAGGTGATGCGCTCGGTCTGGCTCAACGACGAAGCCCGCGCCCGCGTCAGCGCGCTGGCTTATGTGGTCGACCGCGGCCACGTGCAATATGCGGGACGGCTCAGCCTGACCGAGCAGTTGCATTTCGTGCGGCAAGGCCACGGCCGCTCCGGCGCCAACCGCGATTACGTGCTCTCCACCGTGAAGGCGATCGAGGCCGAAGGTTTTCGCGATGCGCAGCTGCACCAGCTCGCGGCGATGCTGCATGGCGACGCGTCCCCCGCCTAA
- a CDS encoding hypothetical protein (product_source=COG4093; cog=COG4093; pfam=PF09898; transmembrane_helix_parts=Inside_1_12,TMhelix_13_35,Outside_36_397), whose translation MSDFVLSTRRRRLWPVFIMPVLVVVLAAAWSAFWFFAASKVDETVDVWRAREAAAGRVYDCANRSVAGFPFRLEVRCSGVSVALLSQTAGQAATQAPITAKLGEILVVAQVYNPRLLIAEFKAPAILSDRGQPAMVVNWSTARSSIVGLPGTPDSADIVFDDASLDRIVGSVQAPTVRAKHVELHGRIAESSTPEKPVIESVLQLTGGSMQGLHPLLEVPFDADIRTLLSGLKDFSPKPWPERFREIQAAGGRVEIVQSRVQQGDVISLATGSLGLTASGNLDGELQMTVAGLEKVIPALGIDKLLEMGVPQGALDRFAPGVKSQDVNNLLGALDRAIPGLGKLARQNANVGVAAGINSLGTEATLEGRKARSFPLKFVDGAVMLGSLKVAQIPPLF comes from the coding sequence ATGTCCGATTTTGTCCTGTCGACCCGCCGGCGCCGGCTCTGGCCCGTTTTCATCATGCCCGTCCTCGTTGTCGTCCTGGCGGCGGCGTGGAGCGCGTTCTGGTTCTTTGCTGCGTCCAAGGTGGACGAGACCGTCGATGTCTGGCGCGCCCGCGAGGCGGCGGCCGGGCGGGTTTACGATTGCGCCAATCGTTCGGTGGCGGGCTTCCCGTTCCGGCTCGAGGTCCGCTGCAGCGGCGTCAGCGTGGCGCTGCTGTCGCAGACCGCAGGCCAGGCGGCGACGCAGGCGCCGATCACCGCCAAGCTCGGCGAAATCCTGGTGGTGGCGCAGGTCTATAATCCCAGATTGCTGATCGCCGAATTCAAGGCGCCGGCGATCCTGTCGGATCGCGGCCAGCCCGCGATGGTGGTGAACTGGAGCACGGCGCGCAGCAGCATCGTCGGCCTGCCGGGCACGCCTGACAGCGCCGACATCGTGTTCGACGACGCCTCGCTGGATCGCATCGTCGGCTCGGTGCAGGCGCCCACCGTGCGCGCCAAGCACGTCGAACTGCACGGCCGCATCGCCGAAAGCTCGACGCCCGAGAAGCCCGTCATCGAATCCGTGCTGCAGCTCACCGGCGGCAGCATGCAGGGTCTGCATCCGCTGCTCGAAGTGCCCTTCGACGCCGATATCCGCACGCTGCTCAGCGGTCTCAAGGATTTTTCGCCGAAGCCCTGGCCGGAACGGTTTCGCGAAATCCAGGCCGCTGGCGGCCGGGTCGAGATCGTGCAGTCGCGGGTCCAGCAGGGCGACGTGATTTCACTGGCGACGGGCTCGCTTGGCCTCACCGCTTCGGGCAATCTCGACGGCGAATTGCAGATGACCGTGGCCGGGCTGGAGAAGGTGATTCCGGCGCTGGGCATCGACAAGCTGCTGGAGATGGGCGTGCCGCAGGGCGCGCTGGACCGGTTTGCACCCGGCGTGAAGAGCCAGGACGTCAACAATCTGCTCGGTGCGCTCGACCGCGCCATTCCCGGCCTCGGCAAGCTGGCGCGGCAAAACGCCAATGTCGGCGTCGCTGCCGGCATCAATTCGCTCGGCACCGAAGCCACGCTGGAAGGCAGGAAGGCGCGCTCGTTCCCGCTGAAGTTTGTCGATGGCGCGGTAATGCTGGGATCGTTGAAAGTCGCGCAGATCCCGCCGCTGTTCTGA